Part of the Imperialibacter roseus genome, GAGGGGCCAACTATTCAAATGATCGTGAGCAACTTCTCTTTTCTTACTTTCACTTGTTTCAAGACATTGCCTCTTTCGTTTTCAATTACCAGAACGTAGATTCCAGCAGGCTGATGTTGTAGATTTAAAACCGTTCTTTCGGAAGTCAGCACCTTCTCCAGCCTTCTCCTACCAAGCATATCAAAAAGGTAAATCCTACTGTTCATCTCATACTTGATATCAATTGTAAGCTCTTTTGATACAGGGTTAAGAAAAACAACAATATATTCCTCATCACAGCCGATTCCTGTTTCAATTTCCTCCAGGGCAAGCACGCCTTCCACACTACCCTGGTAGTTTTCTTCCACAATGCCAGCCTCCACGTTATAGGTGTCCGCTTCCGACGGTGCTTCGGCCAATCCATTGTAAGTAACCTCAACCTTGAGCCCTTCTGGGTTGGTGGAAACCAGCACTCCTTTTCGTGAGCCATCGGCCACTTGTTCCAGTTGAGACAGTGTAACTTCAGCCGTAGCTTTGACCACCTCAAAAGTTCGGACGACAGCACTGGCAGGGTTGTAAGTCTAATTTCCTTCCTGGGCTGCCACAATCGTAACTACACCGGCGCCTGTAAAGGTAACAACAGCCCGATCAACCGTGGCGGGGCCATCACTCACCGCAAACGCAATTGACAAACCAGAACTCGCAGTAGCATCTGCCCCAGGTCAACTCCCCGTTAACGATAAAGATATTCTGCTGTCTTGAGTTTACTGAGTGGAAAAGCCAGGCGGGCAATGACCAAATGACGGAATAAGTCTTGTGGTATGCTATTAAAGCCGATATGATCGTAAAGCCTGCCAATCAGGGCCTACCGTTCTGATACTTGCATTGGCGAGGCTTTCCATTGCCTGTTCAAAGAGAAAGTCTTGTTCTGAGATGAAAATCTTTGACTGGGCTGAGAGCCGTTCCATCTCCTGCTTGCCATCTAACTTGCTGGAGTTGACCTTGCTGGCCACCATAATTTGTCCAGCCGCCACTGGGATCACCCTCTGGTAGTCAGAAAAATCGCTGCCCTGCTCCGCACTCCTGACTTCATCACTGGGACACCCAACCTTATTGGAATAATTGGATAAGACTTTTTTGTTCTGGGGTTTTATCAAGGAGCATAAGTTTGGTTTCCTGAGATTGCGGCATGTTTAAAGTCAGCCCGAATATCGTTTTC contains:
- a CDS encoding MBG domain-containing protein — translated: MVKATAEVTLSQLEQVADGSRKGVLVSTNPEGLKVEVTYNGLAEAPSEADTYNVEAGIVEENYQGSVEGVLALEEIETGIGCDEEYIVVFLNPVSKELTIDIKYEMNSRIYLFDMLGRRRLEKVLTSERTVLNLQHQPAGIYVLVIENERGNVLKQVKVRKEKLLTII